The Deltaproteobacteria bacterium region GTACAAAGAGGAGCCTCAGGGCGTGGATCTTGTCATTTTTTTTGGTGGACCAAACGTTTCCCACTACTCGCGCGATTTTCATAAAACCCTTCCCGATAACCGGATATTCTGATCCAGGCCGAATCCTTTTTGAATTAGGACGCAGATTTTCGCCGATACTCGCAGATAATTATTCTATTTTATCCTGTCAATCTGCGTTCATCGGCGTCCAAAATGGAAATTCCTATACTTTTTAATTACGGAAACAGGCCCCGAAAGGGATTATCCCAATCCGTCCTGGGCTTGAATGGCCTCCAGACTGGCCTTAACGGCGGCAATCTCCCCGAATATCCCGATCATGGTCAGGTGCTGGGGACAGCTTCCTTTGAGGTCGACCACGTGGACCTCAGCGGCCTTTTCGGCAATGTCGGCCGCGGCGATCATATCCACCAGCCTCCCCTGGACCAATCCCACGGCACTGAAGCTGAGGATGTCCAGCGTCTTCTTGCCGGCCGAACCCATGCGGGTCATGAGGATGTCAATTACCCCCGGACCGGGGTGGGTAATAAACTGGATATTCAACGCCATGGTTAACCTTTATTTCCCGGCGTTATTTCTCGGCCTTGGGAATAATGAACTCGATATCGCCGTGGGGTCTGGGAATGACATGCACAGACAGGAGTTCTCCGACCCTTTTGGCCGCGGCCCCGCCGGCATCGGTGGCCGCTTTGACCGCTCCCACGTCCCCCCGGACAAATATGGTCACCAAACCGCCGCCCACATGTTCTTTACCGACCATCTTGACGTTGGCCGCTTTGACCATCGCGTCGGCCGCCTCGATGGCTCCGACCAATCCTTTAGTTTCAACCATACCTAATGCTTGTT contains the following coding sequences:
- a CDS encoding BMC domain-containing protein; this encodes MALNIQFITHPGPGVIDILMTRMGSAGKKTLDILSFSAVGLVQGRLVDMIAAADIAEKAAEVHVVDLKGSCPQHLTMIGIFGEIAAVKASLEAIQAQDGLG
- a CDS encoding BMC domain-containing protein, which translates into the protein MAEQALGMVETKGLVGAIEAADAMVKAANVKMVGKEHVGGGLVTIFVRGDVGAVKAATDAGGAAAKRVGELLSVHVIPRPHGDIEFIIPKAEK